ATGACAAACTACTACACCTTGCCCATGTTGATCGCGGACATTTACCCGTGCTTATACTGCGGACATATACCGTATCAGTAACAATGCGCAAATTTACACTATGCTTTAAATATTACACCATGGTATAATTATATAATGGCTCTTAATTTAAAAAATCATGAAGTTGAACAACTAGCCGCAGAGCTTGCGCAATTAACAGGCGAAAGCAAAACAGAAGTAATTCGTCGTGCTTTATTAGAACGAAAAGAAAAATTAGCTTATCGCATAGCTCGCAATGATAATAAGCAGAGTTTACTTAAAATGTTAGAACAAGAAATATGGGCACTTGCTCCAAGTGAGCAACTAGGTAAGCGCCTTAGTCGTAAAGAAGAAGAGGTTATTTTAGGTTATGGTGAAAATGGCATATGATTATTGATTCATCGGCATTGGTTGCTATTGCTTTGCAAGAACCAGGCTGGCAAGATATATTTAATATACTAGTGGCAAGGCCAAATAGTGGTATTGCAACACCTACATTGGTTGAAACAGGTATCGTATTATCAGCAAGATTTAATCGTGATATGCAACCACAACTTTTACGTATGTTGCATGAATTTAGTATTGTAATGATTCCTTTTGGCGAGCAACATTGGCAAGCTGCTTTTGATGCATATTTAAAATTTGGCAAGGGCAGGCACCTAGCTGCTTTAAATTTTGGTGATTGTATTTCATATGCAACAGCGTATTTAGCTGCTGAACCACTATTCTTTGTGGGTGACGATTTTACTGCCACTGATATTGAAGTAGCATTAATAAAGCATTAACAAAAAATAAATATGCAGAAAATGTGATATTTTTAATCGATGAAAATGTTGTAGTATAGAATTAGTAATTAACGATCGAGCTTAATAGCTATTGCGCTATTGATTTCTTTAACGCTTGCCCCTACAGGGCCACAAGCCCAACAGCCAAACACCAATTTTTCTAGCTTGATTCTGTTACCTCGCATGCATAATTCTGATTATGAATGACCTTTTTGGAGGTTTTGCGTCCACTGTTTTAAATCTCCAGCGCTTACACAAGAAGTCTTTAGTATTTGCATTGTATTTTTTTTGGTATTATTATACACACATGTCTAAAAATGCCGCTATCTCAATCCGTTTGCCTGCAGATATTAAAGCAAGTCTGGTTGCACGAGCTCATGCTCAACACAGGTCATTATCGGCTCAAATCACTCATGATCTTGAAATCGCTGCAAACAATGACCCTGGGATAAAAGCTTCACATAGTTGCCGTTTTCTTGGCAGATTCCCCTCTAATACTATTGTATCTGACGATGACATCGCATTAGTTCGTTCCATGCTTTGGAGACGCAATAAATAAAAGGAAGTCACTTGGCTGATTACATTCTTGACACACATGCTTGTATTTTCGCGCTATCTACACCTAAAAAACTTGGTAATCGGGCGCGAAAAGTATTACGTCGAGTTGAAATGGGGCAAGATGTTGCATGGATTCCTGCGGCAGTTATCGCAGAAATAGTCTTGCTGTATGAACTCAGAAGAATCTCGATTGCTATTGCTGAATTTAAGATAGTATTAGAAAATAATTCATCACTACGCTTTCTTCCGCTAGATTTTAAGCAACT
The Deltaproteobacteria bacterium genome window above contains:
- a CDS encoding type II toxin-antitoxin system VapB family antitoxin, giving the protein MALNLKNHEVEQLAAELAQLTGESKTEVIRRALLERKEKLAYRIARNDNKQSLLKMLEQEIWALAPSEQLGKRLSRKEEEVILGYGENGI
- a CDS encoding type II toxin-antitoxin system VapC family toxin is translated as MIIDSSALVAIALQEPGWQDIFNILVARPNSGIATPTLVETGIVLSARFNRDMQPQLLRMLHEFSIVMIPFGEQHWQAAFDAYLKFGKGRHLAALNFGDCISYATAYLAAEPLFFVGDDFTATDIEVALIKH
- a CDS encoding type II toxin-antitoxin system VapC family toxin, which translates into the protein MADYILDTHACIFALSTPKKLGNRARKVLRRVEMGQDVAWIPAAVIAEIVLLYELRRISIAIAEFKIVLENNSSLRFLPLDFKQLEDFAVLSSIREPFDRLIIAAARALNGKLITKDRKIEESKLVPTIWD